The following proteins are co-located in the Neodiprion virginianus isolate iyNeoVirg1 chromosome 6, iyNeoVirg1.1, whole genome shotgun sequence genome:
- the LOC124307438 gene encoding glycine-rich cell wall structural protein 1.8-like, whose translation MNRFLGFLLLVSYACAKPATYDEYLALEDDTASVGSIRRDVRAPLPPGFAIEVADLLSAGTEARKSREAKGAAEPKKTAMKNASGKSDEGGYYKSYGSDAEGEKGYLKQTYSKGDHGYKTLDTFHKQDGDNYGFEKHTAFGKAKGAEEGGEHGKSGSYKSAEGSDGDDHEGAGTIVDAHYAPYEGEHYSEGEHVSSEGGDGGHYTEGGDAGHYTSGGQGGSGSYSSGGGDAGHYSTGGGAEGSYGTHGSYSSADDSGDHQGYVDGGSQYEGDHY comes from the exons ATGAATCGTTTTCTTGGCTTTCTACTATTAGTGAGCTACGCATGTGCCAAGCCGGCGACCTACGACGAGTACCTTGCCCTCGAAGATGACACCGCTTCCGTCGGCTCTATCCGTCGTGACGTGCGAGCTCCTTTGCCTCCAGGATTTGCCATCGAAGTAGCGGACCTCCTCAGCGCTGGAACTGAGGCCAGGAAATCACGAGAGGCAAAAGGCGCCGCGGAGCCTAAGAAGACTGCGATGAAAAACGCATCGG GAAAATCTGACGAGGGTGGATACTACAAGAGTTATGGCAGCGATGCCGAGGGTGAAAAGGGCTACCTCAAGCAGACCTACAGCAAAGGTGATCACGGCTACAAGACCCTCGACACCTTCCACAAGCAGGACGGCGACAACTACGGCTTCGAGAAGCACACCGCGTTCGGAAAGGCCAAAGGAGCCGAGGAGGGTGGAGAACACGGAAAGAGCGGATCCTACAAGAGCGCCGAAGGCAGCGATGGCGACGACCACGAGGGAGCGG GAACCATCGTAGACGCTCATTACGCTCCGTACGAAGGCGAACACTACAGCGAGGGTGAACATGTGTCGTCCGAGGGGGGGGATGGGGGGCATTATACGGAAGGAGGGGACGCCGGGCACTACACAAGCGGAGGACAGGGCGGCTCGGGAAGTTACTCAAGCGGGGGTGGAGACGCGGGGCATTATTCCACCGGCGGCGGGGCTGAGGGCTCATACGGAACGCACGGCTCCTACTCGAGCGCGGATGACTCTGGGGATCATCAAGGTTACGTAGACGGCGGCTCTCAGTACGAGGGTGATCACTACTAG